One segment of Castanea sativa cultivar Marrone di Chiusa Pesio chromosome 3, ASM4071231v1 DNA contains the following:
- the LOC142628086 gene encoding topless-related protein 3-like isoform X2, translated as MSSLSRELVFLILQFLEEEKFKESVHKLEKESGFFFNMKYFEEKVQAGEWEEVEKYLSGFTKVDDNRYSMKIFFEIRKQKYLEALDRQDKAKAVEILVNDLKVFSTFNEELYKEITQLLTLSNFRENEQLSKYGDTKTARSIMLIELKKLIEANPLFREKLVFPTLKSSRLRTLINQSLNWQHQLCKNPRPNPDIKTLFTDHTCSPPNGPLAPTPVNLPVAAVAKPAAYSSLGAHGPFPPTAAAANANALAGWMANASASSVQASVVTASSIPVPQNQAAPGMVDYPSTDHEQLMKRLRSAPSVEEVTYPSTRHQAPWSLEDLPRAVAVTLHQGSTVTSMDFHPSHHTLLLVGSSNGEITLWEVASRERLVSKQFKIWEMASCSVGFQASVTKDTPISVSRVTWSPDGNFVGVAFTKHLIHLYAYHGSNDLRQNLEIDAHIGAVNDLAFAHPNKQLCLVSCGDDKQIRVWDSAGRKLFNFEGHEAPVYSICPHHKENIQFIFSTAFDGKIKAWLYDNMGSRVDYDAPGHYCTTMLYSADGSRLFSCGTSKDGDSFLVEWNESEGAIKRSYIGFRKKSAGVVQFDTTQNHFLAAGEDSQIKFWDMDNNNILTSTDADGGLPSLPRLRFNKEGNLLAVTTADNGFKILANAAGLRSLRPIEPPSFEALRSPIESAAAKVSGSPAITNVNPVNCKVERSSPVRPSPIINGVDPNGRSMEKPRTMEDVTDRTKPWQLSEIVDAVQCRLVTLPEGSDSSSKVVRLLYTNSGIGVLALGSNGVQKLWKWTRNEQNPSGKATANVVPQHWQPNSGLLMANDVSGVNLEESVPCIALSKNDSYVMSACGGKVSLFNMMTFKVMTTFMAAPPASTFLAFHPQDNNIIAIGMEDSTIHIYNVRVDEVKSKLKGHQKRITGLAFSTNLNILVSSGADAQLCVWSIDTWEKRKSFTIQIPAGKAPVGDTRVQFHSDQMRLLVVHETQLAIYDASKMDRIRQWVPQDALSAPISYAAYSCNSQLVYATFFDGNIGVFDADSLRLRCRIAPSAYLSPAALNGSQSVHPLVVAANPLDPNQFAVGLTDGSVKVIEPTESEGKWGSSPPMDNGLLNGRTASSSTTSNHTPDQTQR; from the exons GCTTGAGAAAGAATCAGGGTTTTTCTTCAACATGAAGTACTTTGAGGAAAAAGTTCAGGCTGGAGAGTGGGAAGAAGTCGAGAAGTATTTATCCGGATTTACCAAAGTTGATGATAATAGATACTCCATGAAGATATTCTTTGAAATCAGGAAGCAGAAGTATCTTGAAGCACTTGATCG GCAAGACAAGGCAAAGGCTGTCGAAATATTAGTGAATGATTTGAAAGTTTTCTCAACATTCAATGAGGAATTGTACAAAGAAATCACTCAGCTTTTAACTCTTAGCAATTTCAG GGAAAATGAGCAGCTGTCCAAGTATGGTGATACCAAAACAGCTCGTAGCATAATGTTGATTGAGCTTAAAAAACTCATAGAAGCAAATCCCCTGTTTCGTGAGAAGCTTGTTTTCCCTACTCTGAAGTCATCAAGACTTCGGACTTTAATAAACCAAAG TTTGAATTGGCAGCACCAGCTTTGCAAGAACCCAAGGCCAAAcccagatattaaaactttattCACAGACCACACTTGTTCACCTCCAAATGGTCCTCTTGCACCAACACCTGTCAATCTCCCAGTCGCTGCAGTTGCAAAGCCTGCTGCTTATTCCTCACTTGGAGCTCATGGT CCCTTTCCACCCACTGCAGCAGCTGCCAATGCTAATGCTTTAGCTGGTTGGATGGCCAATGCCTCTGCTTCATCTGTCCAAGCTTCTGTTGTTACTGCATCATCCATACCTGTTCCACAGAATCAAG CAGCTCCAGGCATGGTGGATTATCCAAGTACTGATCATGAACAACTAATGAAACGGTTGCGGTCTGCTCCATCTGTTGAGGAG GTCACATATCCGAGCACTCGACATCAAGCTCCTTGGTCACTGGAGGACCTGCCCAGAGCAGTAGCTGTAACACTGCATCAAGGATCCACTGTCACAAGCATGGATTTTCATCCTTCTCATCACACATTGCTACTTG TTGGTTCTAGTAATGGTGAAATTACCCTCTGGGAAGTTGCCTCGCGTGAGAGGTTGGTTTCAAAGCAATTCAAGATATGGGAAATGGCGTCCTGTTCAGTGGGATTTCAG GCTTCTGTTACCAAAGATACACCGATATCTGTCAGCCGAGTTACGTGGAGTCCAGATGGAAATTTTGTGG GGGTTGCATTTACCAAGCATTTGATTCACCTGTATGCTTATCATGGATCAAATGATCTTCGCCAAAATTTAGAG ATTGATGCCCATATTGGAGCTGTGAATGACTTGGCTTTTGCTCATCCAAATAAACAACTATGTCTTGTGTCCTGTGGAGATGACAAGCAGATAAGA GTGTGGGATTCAGCAGGGCGAAAACTATTCAACTTTGAAGGTCACGAGGCGCCGGTATATTCCATCTGTCCTCATCACAAGGAGAATATTCAG TTCATATTTTCAACAGCTTTTGATGGAAAAATAAAGGCCTGGCTATATGACAATATGGGTTCTAGAGTTGATTATGATGCTCCTGGACACTATTGTACTACAATGCTTTACAGTGCTGATGGAAGTAG GTTGTTCTCTTGTGGGACAAGTAAAGATGGGGATTCTTTTCTAGTTGAATGGAATGAAAGTGAAGGAGCAATAAAGAGGAGTTATATTGGGTTTAGAAAGAAATCAGCAGGTGTTGTGCAGTTTGACACAACTCAGAATCACTTCTTAGCTGCTGGTGAGGATAGCCagataaagttttgggatatggACAATAACAATATTCTCACTAGCACGGATGCTGATGGTGGGCTCCCG AGTCTTCCTCGCTTGAGATTTAACAAGGAAGGGAATCTTCTCGCTGTTACAACAGCAGACAATGGATTCAAGATACTTGCAAATGCTGCTGGTCTCAGGTCTTTAAGACCCATTGAACCCCCATCTTTTGAAGCATTGAGATCGCCCATTGAATCAGCTGCAGCCAAG GTATCTGGCTCTCCTGCCATCACAAATGTCAATCCAGTCAATTGCAAAGTGGAAAGGAGCTCTCCTGTCAGGCCTTCTCCAATTATT AATGGAGTTGATCCAAATGGTAGAAGCATGGAAAAGCCAAGAACCATGGAGGATGTAACTGATAGAACCAAACCCTGGCAGTTGTCTGAAATTGTGGATGCCGTCCAATGCCGATTAGTTACCTTGCCAGAAGGCTCAGATTCTTCAAGCAAG GTTGTTCGACTTCTGTATACAAATTCTGGCATTGGGGTTTTGGCACTTGGGTCAAATGGCGTTCAGAAGCTGTGGAAATGGACACGGAACGAACAAAATCCAAGTGGAAAG GCCACTGCCAATGTTGTTCCTCAGCACTGGCAACCAAACAGTGGTCTTCTTATGGCTAATGATGTCTCAGGTGTCAACCTTGAAGAATCAGTACCATGTATAGCACTGTCAAAAAATGACTCATATGTGATGTCAGCCTGTGGTGGAAAGGTTTCATTATTTAATATGATGACATTCAAG GTAATGACAACATTCATGGCAGCACCCCCTGCTTCTACCTTCCTAGCATTTCATCCTCAAGACAATAACATCATAGCTATTGGAATGGAGGATTCAACTATACACATATATAATGTTAGAGTTGATGAG GTAAAATCAAAACTGAAGGGACACCAGAAGCGGATAACCGGTTTAGCTTTTTCAACAAATCTTAATATCCTGGTTTCTTCAGGGGCTGATGCTCAA CTTTGTGTGTGGAGCATTGACACATGGGAGAAGAGGAAGTCATTTACAATCCAAATACCTGCTGGAAAGGCACCTGTCGGTGACACTCGAGTACAGTTCCACTCTGACCAAATGCGCTTGCTGGTGGTCCATGAGACACAGTTAGCTATATATGATGCCTCAAAGATGGACCGCATACGGCAG TGGGTCCCACAAGATGCACTGTCTGCACCCATTTCTTATGCAGCATACTCTTGCAATAGTCAACTAGTTTATGCTACCTTTTTCGATGGTAATATTGGGGTGTTTGATGCTGATAGTCTGAGACTAAGATGTCGTATTGCCCCATCAGCATACTTGTCCCCGGCAGCTTTAAATGG AAGCCAATCTGTGCACCCTCTTGTTGTTGCGGCAAATCCACTGGATCCCAACCAATTTGCAGTTGGGTTGACTGATGGATCTGTAAAGGTTATAGAGCCAACAGAATCAGAGGGGAAGTGGGGTTCAAGTCCACCAATGGATAATGGGTTACTAAATGGCAGGACAGCGTCATCATCTACCACAAGCAACCACACACCTGATCAGACGCAAAGATGA
- the LOC142628086 gene encoding topless-related protein 3-like isoform X3 has product MGLNWQHQLCKNPRPNPDIKTLFTDHTCSPPNGPLAPTPVNLPVAAVAKPAAYSSLGAHGPFPPTAAAANANALAGWMANASASSVQASVVTASSIPVPQNQVPILKRPRTPPAAPGMVDYPSTDHEQLMKRLRSAPSVEEVTYPSTRHQAPWSLEDLPRAVAVTLHQGSTVTSMDFHPSHHTLLLVGSSNGEITLWEVASRERLVSKQFKIWEMASCSVGFQASVTKDTPISVSRVTWSPDGNFVGVAFTKHLIHLYAYHGSNDLRQNLEIDAHIGAVNDLAFAHPNKQLCLVSCGDDKQIRVWDSAGRKLFNFEGHEAPVYSICPHHKENIQFIFSTAFDGKIKAWLYDNMGSRVDYDAPGHYCTTMLYSADGSRLFSCGTSKDGDSFLVEWNESEGAIKRSYIGFRKKSAGVVQFDTTQNHFLAAGEDSQIKFWDMDNNNILTSTDADGGLPSLPRLRFNKEGNLLAVTTADNGFKILANAAGLRSLRPIEPPSFEALRSPIESAAAKVSGSPAITNVNPVNCKVERSSPVRPSPIINGVDPNGRSMEKPRTMEDVTDRTKPWQLSEIVDAVQCRLVTLPEGSDSSSKVVRLLYTNSGIGVLALGSNGVQKLWKWTRNEQNPSGKATANVVPQHWQPNSGLLMANDVSGVNLEESVPCIALSKNDSYVMSACGGKVSLFNMMTFKVMTTFMAAPPASTFLAFHPQDNNIIAIGMEDSTIHIYNVRVDEVKSKLKGHQKRITGLAFSTNLNILVSSGADAQLCVWSIDTWEKRKSFTIQIPAGKAPVGDTRVQFHSDQMRLLVVHETQLAIYDASKMDRIRQWVPQDALSAPISYAAYSCNSQLVYATFFDGNIGVFDADSLRLRCRIAPSAYLSPAALNGSQSVHPLVVAANPLDPNQFAVGLTDGSVKVIEPTESEGKWGSSPPMDNGLLNGRTASSSTTSNHTPDQTQR; this is encoded by the exons ATGGG TTTGAATTGGCAGCACCAGCTTTGCAAGAACCCAAGGCCAAAcccagatattaaaactttattCACAGACCACACTTGTTCACCTCCAAATGGTCCTCTTGCACCAACACCTGTCAATCTCCCAGTCGCTGCAGTTGCAAAGCCTGCTGCTTATTCCTCACTTGGAGCTCATGGT CCCTTTCCACCCACTGCAGCAGCTGCCAATGCTAATGCTTTAGCTGGTTGGATGGCCAATGCCTCTGCTTCATCTGTCCAAGCTTCTGTTGTTACTGCATCATCCATACCTGTTCCACAGAATCAAG TTCCAATCTTGAAACGTCCAAGAACACCTCCAGCAGCTCCAGGCATGGTGGATTATCCAAGTACTGATCATGAACAACTAATGAAACGGTTGCGGTCTGCTCCATCTGTTGAGGAG GTCACATATCCGAGCACTCGACATCAAGCTCCTTGGTCACTGGAGGACCTGCCCAGAGCAGTAGCTGTAACACTGCATCAAGGATCCACTGTCACAAGCATGGATTTTCATCCTTCTCATCACACATTGCTACTTG TTGGTTCTAGTAATGGTGAAATTACCCTCTGGGAAGTTGCCTCGCGTGAGAGGTTGGTTTCAAAGCAATTCAAGATATGGGAAATGGCGTCCTGTTCAGTGGGATTTCAG GCTTCTGTTACCAAAGATACACCGATATCTGTCAGCCGAGTTACGTGGAGTCCAGATGGAAATTTTGTGG GGGTTGCATTTACCAAGCATTTGATTCACCTGTATGCTTATCATGGATCAAATGATCTTCGCCAAAATTTAGAG ATTGATGCCCATATTGGAGCTGTGAATGACTTGGCTTTTGCTCATCCAAATAAACAACTATGTCTTGTGTCCTGTGGAGATGACAAGCAGATAAGA GTGTGGGATTCAGCAGGGCGAAAACTATTCAACTTTGAAGGTCACGAGGCGCCGGTATATTCCATCTGTCCTCATCACAAGGAGAATATTCAG TTCATATTTTCAACAGCTTTTGATGGAAAAATAAAGGCCTGGCTATATGACAATATGGGTTCTAGAGTTGATTATGATGCTCCTGGACACTATTGTACTACAATGCTTTACAGTGCTGATGGAAGTAG GTTGTTCTCTTGTGGGACAAGTAAAGATGGGGATTCTTTTCTAGTTGAATGGAATGAAAGTGAAGGAGCAATAAAGAGGAGTTATATTGGGTTTAGAAAGAAATCAGCAGGTGTTGTGCAGTTTGACACAACTCAGAATCACTTCTTAGCTGCTGGTGAGGATAGCCagataaagttttgggatatggACAATAACAATATTCTCACTAGCACGGATGCTGATGGTGGGCTCCCG AGTCTTCCTCGCTTGAGATTTAACAAGGAAGGGAATCTTCTCGCTGTTACAACAGCAGACAATGGATTCAAGATACTTGCAAATGCTGCTGGTCTCAGGTCTTTAAGACCCATTGAACCCCCATCTTTTGAAGCATTGAGATCGCCCATTGAATCAGCTGCAGCCAAG GTATCTGGCTCTCCTGCCATCACAAATGTCAATCCAGTCAATTGCAAAGTGGAAAGGAGCTCTCCTGTCAGGCCTTCTCCAATTATT AATGGAGTTGATCCAAATGGTAGAAGCATGGAAAAGCCAAGAACCATGGAGGATGTAACTGATAGAACCAAACCCTGGCAGTTGTCTGAAATTGTGGATGCCGTCCAATGCCGATTAGTTACCTTGCCAGAAGGCTCAGATTCTTCAAGCAAG GTTGTTCGACTTCTGTATACAAATTCTGGCATTGGGGTTTTGGCACTTGGGTCAAATGGCGTTCAGAAGCTGTGGAAATGGACACGGAACGAACAAAATCCAAGTGGAAAG GCCACTGCCAATGTTGTTCCTCAGCACTGGCAACCAAACAGTGGTCTTCTTATGGCTAATGATGTCTCAGGTGTCAACCTTGAAGAATCAGTACCATGTATAGCACTGTCAAAAAATGACTCATATGTGATGTCAGCCTGTGGTGGAAAGGTTTCATTATTTAATATGATGACATTCAAG GTAATGACAACATTCATGGCAGCACCCCCTGCTTCTACCTTCCTAGCATTTCATCCTCAAGACAATAACATCATAGCTATTGGAATGGAGGATTCAACTATACACATATATAATGTTAGAGTTGATGAG GTAAAATCAAAACTGAAGGGACACCAGAAGCGGATAACCGGTTTAGCTTTTTCAACAAATCTTAATATCCTGGTTTCTTCAGGGGCTGATGCTCAA CTTTGTGTGTGGAGCATTGACACATGGGAGAAGAGGAAGTCATTTACAATCCAAATACCTGCTGGAAAGGCACCTGTCGGTGACACTCGAGTACAGTTCCACTCTGACCAAATGCGCTTGCTGGTGGTCCATGAGACACAGTTAGCTATATATGATGCCTCAAAGATGGACCGCATACGGCAG TGGGTCCCACAAGATGCACTGTCTGCACCCATTTCTTATGCAGCATACTCTTGCAATAGTCAACTAGTTTATGCTACCTTTTTCGATGGTAATATTGGGGTGTTTGATGCTGATAGTCTGAGACTAAGATGTCGTATTGCCCCATCAGCATACTTGTCCCCGGCAGCTTTAAATGG AAGCCAATCTGTGCACCCTCTTGTTGTTGCGGCAAATCCACTGGATCCCAACCAATTTGCAGTTGGGTTGACTGATGGATCTGTAAAGGTTATAGAGCCAACAGAATCAGAGGGGAAGTGGGGTTCAAGTCCACCAATGGATAATGGGTTACTAAATGGCAGGACAGCGTCATCATCTACCACAAGCAACCACACACCTGATCAGACGCAAAGATGA
- the LOC142628086 gene encoding topless-related protein 3-like isoform X1 — protein sequence MSSLSRELVFLILQFLEEEKFKESVHKLEKESGFFFNMKYFEEKVQAGEWEEVEKYLSGFTKVDDNRYSMKIFFEIRKQKYLEALDRQDKAKAVEILVNDLKVFSTFNEELYKEITQLLTLSNFRENEQLSKYGDTKTARSIMLIELKKLIEANPLFREKLVFPTLKSSRLRTLINQSLNWQHQLCKNPRPNPDIKTLFTDHTCSPPNGPLAPTPVNLPVAAVAKPAAYSSLGAHGPFPPTAAAANANALAGWMANASASSVQASVVTASSIPVPQNQVPILKRPRTPPAAPGMVDYPSTDHEQLMKRLRSAPSVEEVTYPSTRHQAPWSLEDLPRAVAVTLHQGSTVTSMDFHPSHHTLLLVGSSNGEITLWEVASRERLVSKQFKIWEMASCSVGFQASVTKDTPISVSRVTWSPDGNFVGVAFTKHLIHLYAYHGSNDLRQNLEIDAHIGAVNDLAFAHPNKQLCLVSCGDDKQIRVWDSAGRKLFNFEGHEAPVYSICPHHKENIQFIFSTAFDGKIKAWLYDNMGSRVDYDAPGHYCTTMLYSADGSRLFSCGTSKDGDSFLVEWNESEGAIKRSYIGFRKKSAGVVQFDTTQNHFLAAGEDSQIKFWDMDNNNILTSTDADGGLPSLPRLRFNKEGNLLAVTTADNGFKILANAAGLRSLRPIEPPSFEALRSPIESAAAKVSGSPAITNVNPVNCKVERSSPVRPSPIINGVDPNGRSMEKPRTMEDVTDRTKPWQLSEIVDAVQCRLVTLPEGSDSSSKVVRLLYTNSGIGVLALGSNGVQKLWKWTRNEQNPSGKATANVVPQHWQPNSGLLMANDVSGVNLEESVPCIALSKNDSYVMSACGGKVSLFNMMTFKVMTTFMAAPPASTFLAFHPQDNNIIAIGMEDSTIHIYNVRVDEVKSKLKGHQKRITGLAFSTNLNILVSSGADAQLCVWSIDTWEKRKSFTIQIPAGKAPVGDTRVQFHSDQMRLLVVHETQLAIYDASKMDRIRQWVPQDALSAPISYAAYSCNSQLVYATFFDGNIGVFDADSLRLRCRIAPSAYLSPAALNGSQSVHPLVVAANPLDPNQFAVGLTDGSVKVIEPTESEGKWGSSPPMDNGLLNGRTASSSTTSNHTPDQTQR from the exons GCTTGAGAAAGAATCAGGGTTTTTCTTCAACATGAAGTACTTTGAGGAAAAAGTTCAGGCTGGAGAGTGGGAAGAAGTCGAGAAGTATTTATCCGGATTTACCAAAGTTGATGATAATAGATACTCCATGAAGATATTCTTTGAAATCAGGAAGCAGAAGTATCTTGAAGCACTTGATCG GCAAGACAAGGCAAAGGCTGTCGAAATATTAGTGAATGATTTGAAAGTTTTCTCAACATTCAATGAGGAATTGTACAAAGAAATCACTCAGCTTTTAACTCTTAGCAATTTCAG GGAAAATGAGCAGCTGTCCAAGTATGGTGATACCAAAACAGCTCGTAGCATAATGTTGATTGAGCTTAAAAAACTCATAGAAGCAAATCCCCTGTTTCGTGAGAAGCTTGTTTTCCCTACTCTGAAGTCATCAAGACTTCGGACTTTAATAAACCAAAG TTTGAATTGGCAGCACCAGCTTTGCAAGAACCCAAGGCCAAAcccagatattaaaactttattCACAGACCACACTTGTTCACCTCCAAATGGTCCTCTTGCACCAACACCTGTCAATCTCCCAGTCGCTGCAGTTGCAAAGCCTGCTGCTTATTCCTCACTTGGAGCTCATGGT CCCTTTCCACCCACTGCAGCAGCTGCCAATGCTAATGCTTTAGCTGGTTGGATGGCCAATGCCTCTGCTTCATCTGTCCAAGCTTCTGTTGTTACTGCATCATCCATACCTGTTCCACAGAATCAAG TTCCAATCTTGAAACGTCCAAGAACACCTCCAGCAGCTCCAGGCATGGTGGATTATCCAAGTACTGATCATGAACAACTAATGAAACGGTTGCGGTCTGCTCCATCTGTTGAGGAG GTCACATATCCGAGCACTCGACATCAAGCTCCTTGGTCACTGGAGGACCTGCCCAGAGCAGTAGCTGTAACACTGCATCAAGGATCCACTGTCACAAGCATGGATTTTCATCCTTCTCATCACACATTGCTACTTG TTGGTTCTAGTAATGGTGAAATTACCCTCTGGGAAGTTGCCTCGCGTGAGAGGTTGGTTTCAAAGCAATTCAAGATATGGGAAATGGCGTCCTGTTCAGTGGGATTTCAG GCTTCTGTTACCAAAGATACACCGATATCTGTCAGCCGAGTTACGTGGAGTCCAGATGGAAATTTTGTGG GGGTTGCATTTACCAAGCATTTGATTCACCTGTATGCTTATCATGGATCAAATGATCTTCGCCAAAATTTAGAG ATTGATGCCCATATTGGAGCTGTGAATGACTTGGCTTTTGCTCATCCAAATAAACAACTATGTCTTGTGTCCTGTGGAGATGACAAGCAGATAAGA GTGTGGGATTCAGCAGGGCGAAAACTATTCAACTTTGAAGGTCACGAGGCGCCGGTATATTCCATCTGTCCTCATCACAAGGAGAATATTCAG TTCATATTTTCAACAGCTTTTGATGGAAAAATAAAGGCCTGGCTATATGACAATATGGGTTCTAGAGTTGATTATGATGCTCCTGGACACTATTGTACTACAATGCTTTACAGTGCTGATGGAAGTAG GTTGTTCTCTTGTGGGACAAGTAAAGATGGGGATTCTTTTCTAGTTGAATGGAATGAAAGTGAAGGAGCAATAAAGAGGAGTTATATTGGGTTTAGAAAGAAATCAGCAGGTGTTGTGCAGTTTGACACAACTCAGAATCACTTCTTAGCTGCTGGTGAGGATAGCCagataaagttttgggatatggACAATAACAATATTCTCACTAGCACGGATGCTGATGGTGGGCTCCCG AGTCTTCCTCGCTTGAGATTTAACAAGGAAGGGAATCTTCTCGCTGTTACAACAGCAGACAATGGATTCAAGATACTTGCAAATGCTGCTGGTCTCAGGTCTTTAAGACCCATTGAACCCCCATCTTTTGAAGCATTGAGATCGCCCATTGAATCAGCTGCAGCCAAG GTATCTGGCTCTCCTGCCATCACAAATGTCAATCCAGTCAATTGCAAAGTGGAAAGGAGCTCTCCTGTCAGGCCTTCTCCAATTATT AATGGAGTTGATCCAAATGGTAGAAGCATGGAAAAGCCAAGAACCATGGAGGATGTAACTGATAGAACCAAACCCTGGCAGTTGTCTGAAATTGTGGATGCCGTCCAATGCCGATTAGTTACCTTGCCAGAAGGCTCAGATTCTTCAAGCAAG GTTGTTCGACTTCTGTATACAAATTCTGGCATTGGGGTTTTGGCACTTGGGTCAAATGGCGTTCAGAAGCTGTGGAAATGGACACGGAACGAACAAAATCCAAGTGGAAAG GCCACTGCCAATGTTGTTCCTCAGCACTGGCAACCAAACAGTGGTCTTCTTATGGCTAATGATGTCTCAGGTGTCAACCTTGAAGAATCAGTACCATGTATAGCACTGTCAAAAAATGACTCATATGTGATGTCAGCCTGTGGTGGAAAGGTTTCATTATTTAATATGATGACATTCAAG GTAATGACAACATTCATGGCAGCACCCCCTGCTTCTACCTTCCTAGCATTTCATCCTCAAGACAATAACATCATAGCTATTGGAATGGAGGATTCAACTATACACATATATAATGTTAGAGTTGATGAG GTAAAATCAAAACTGAAGGGACACCAGAAGCGGATAACCGGTTTAGCTTTTTCAACAAATCTTAATATCCTGGTTTCTTCAGGGGCTGATGCTCAA CTTTGTGTGTGGAGCATTGACACATGGGAGAAGAGGAAGTCATTTACAATCCAAATACCTGCTGGAAAGGCACCTGTCGGTGACACTCGAGTACAGTTCCACTCTGACCAAATGCGCTTGCTGGTGGTCCATGAGACACAGTTAGCTATATATGATGCCTCAAAGATGGACCGCATACGGCAG TGGGTCCCACAAGATGCACTGTCTGCACCCATTTCTTATGCAGCATACTCTTGCAATAGTCAACTAGTTTATGCTACCTTTTTCGATGGTAATATTGGGGTGTTTGATGCTGATAGTCTGAGACTAAGATGTCGTATTGCCCCATCAGCATACTTGTCCCCGGCAGCTTTAAATGG AAGCCAATCTGTGCACCCTCTTGTTGTTGCGGCAAATCCACTGGATCCCAACCAATTTGCAGTTGGGTTGACTGATGGATCTGTAAAGGTTATAGAGCCAACAGAATCAGAGGGGAAGTGGGGTTCAAGTCCACCAATGGATAATGGGTTACTAAATGGCAGGACAGCGTCATCATCTACCACAAGCAACCACACACCTGATCAGACGCAAAGATGA